One genomic segment of Chitinophaga parva includes these proteins:
- a CDS encoding class I SAM-dependent methyltransferase, whose translation MKPTERFSERVDHYVKYRPTYPAAMLQFMQQQFDLQPNSPVADVGAGTGILTALLLQEGYEVFAVEPNENMRSAAEKQLSRFATFRSVNGTGEATTLPDGSVELITVAQAFHWLQPEAARREFLRILQPGGHIALIWNYRTIHSDFGKAFEAIKQRHGRNYTGIRKSHEPDLTSFFGDLGMAEKSFMHSMHMDLQGLKGQLLSSSYMPLENEPEFDAVMKDLQQVFEQYQQNGLATIEYESRIYYNP comes from the coding sequence ATGAAACCAACAGAACGTTTTTCCGAACGGGTGGACCATTATGTGAAATACAGGCCCACTTACCCGGCAGCCATGCTACAGTTCATGCAACAACAGTTTGATCTCCAGCCCAACAGTCCTGTTGCTGATGTGGGTGCCGGCACCGGCATTCTTACTGCTTTATTATTACAGGAAGGTTATGAAGTATTTGCGGTAGAACCGAATGAAAATATGCGCAGCGCCGCAGAAAAGCAGTTATCCCGCTTCGCTACTTTCAGGAGTGTGAATGGCACCGGGGAAGCCACGACCCTGCCGGATGGCAGCGTGGAGCTGATCACCGTAGCACAGGCATTTCACTGGCTGCAACCGGAAGCAGCGCGCAGGGAGTTTCTCCGCATCCTGCAGCCCGGTGGCCACATTGCCCTGATCTGGAATTACCGCACCATCCACAGCGATTTCGGGAAAGCATTTGAAGCCATCAAACAGCGGCACGGCCGCAACTACACCGGCATCCGCAAAAGCCACGAGCCAGACCTGACCAGCTTCTTCGGCGATCTGGGCATGGCAGAAAAATCCTTTATGCACAGCATGCACATGGACCTGCAGGGATTGAAAGGCCAGTTGCTTTCTTCATCGTACATGCCGCTGGAAAATGAGCCGGAATTTGATGCGGTGATGAAAGATCTGCAACAGGTGTTTGAGCAATACCAGCAAAATGGATTAGCGACGATCGAGTATGAAAGCAGGATTTATTATAATCCGTGA
- a CDS encoding DUF4262 domain-containing protein — MATNMMNDPNFREELKAAVTQHGWVVVPMLGNEQDALPDFAHTIGLWGNFRHPEILVMGLPGEAAQALLHRLSSMVKEGKQLPVHADITGVIEDLPVRLLPVDASNIPDFFGAAAIQYDGFTFPALQMVWADKAGKWPWEREFDSALAWRQLFLHTPIAFKFMESEDTPVFATGEVLNGSHPVIAVFRDAQGRWNFLHATEVEGPAMQTTLGAMVERDASLNSLFTMPRNVIAVRQAPDAGWEWFQFNADAQ; from the coding sequence ATGGCTACGAATATGATGAATGATCCCAACTTCCGCGAGGAGTTGAAGGCAGCGGTGACGCAGCATGGATGGGTGGTGGTGCCCATGTTAGGTAATGAGCAGGATGCGCTGCCGGATTTTGCACACACGATCGGACTGTGGGGAAATTTCCGGCACCCGGAAATTCTGGTAATGGGATTGCCCGGAGAGGCCGCACAGGCGCTGCTGCACCGGCTTTCCTCGATGGTAAAGGAAGGTAAACAACTGCCGGTACATGCGGACATTACCGGCGTAATAGAAGATCTGCCCGTGCGCCTGCTGCCGGTAGATGCTTCCAATATTCCCGACTTTTTTGGCGCTGCCGCGATTCAATACGATGGATTTACTTTTCCCGCCCTGCAGATGGTGTGGGCAGACAAAGCCGGCAAATGGCCCTGGGAGCGGGAGTTTGATAGCGCGCTGGCGTGGAGGCAACTGTTCCTGCATACCCCCATTGCGTTTAAATTCATGGAATCTGAAGACACGCCGGTGTTTGCAACGGGTGAGGTGTTGAACGGCAGCCACCCGGTGATCGCGGTGTTCCGCGATGCGCAGGGGCGGTGGAATTTCCTGCACGCCACGGAAGTGGAAGGGCCGGCCATGCAGACCACCCTGGGCGCAATGGTGGAGCGGGATGCTTCGCTCAATTCGCTTTTTACCATGCCGCGGAATGTGATCGCGGTGCGGCAGGCGCCGGATGCGGGGTGGGAGTGGTTCCAGTTTAATGCGGATGCACAATAA